From Aquificota bacterium, one genomic window encodes:
- a CDS encoding P-II family nitrogen regulator, with the protein MKKVEAIIKPFKLDEVKDALAEIGIGGMTVTEVRGFGQQKGHTEIYRGTEYVIDFLPKVKIEVVVKDEDVEKVVETIMKTAQTGRVGDGKIFIIPVEDVIRIRTGERGEQAI; encoded by the coding sequence ATGAAGAAGGTGGAAGCCATAATAAAGCCCTTTAAGCTTGACGAGGTAAAGGATGCTTTGGCAGAGATAGGTATAGGTGGTATGACTGTTACAGAGGTAAGGGGTTTTGGTCAACAGAAGGGTCACACGGAAATCTACCGTGGGACAGAGTATGTGATTGACTTTCTTCCAAAGGTTAAGATTGAAGTGGTGGTCAAGGACGAGGATGTGGAAAAGGTGGTAGAAACCATAATGAAAACGGCCCAAACGGGAAGAGTTGGGGATGGAAAGATATTCATAATACCCGTTGAGGATGTGATAAGAATACGCACGGGTGAAAGAGGTGAGCAAGCAATATGA
- the dmeF gene encoding CDF family Co(II)/Ni(II) efflux transporter DmeF, with product MVCKHEHDFYTPEGKAQRRVLIVLLITLITMLLEIVAGYIFNSVALLADGIHMATHALAFGIAYMAYYFAKRWSKERSFTFGTWKIEVLGAYTSGILLFFVSFLVLQEALSKLIRGGETKYDEALLVALLGLGVNLLSAYLLHDAHHHDHPHHDHSHPDHSHHHHHDLNLRGAYLHVLADALTSILAIGGLLSGKFWGLWFMDPIMGLVGFFLIVRWSIGLMKETAPILLDREGKNPLVEQIIEAIEKDGKGRVYDIHLLRVGRNRYACIVGIETEEDLSIEYYESIISNFENIAHATLELRLCSKQR from the coding sequence CTTATAACCATGCTTTTGGAGATAGTTGCAGGGTACATTTTCAACTCCGTTGCCCTTTTGGCCGATGGCATACATATGGCTACCCATGCTTTGGCCTTTGGCATAGCCTACATGGCCTATTATTTTGCCAAAAGATGGTCGAAGGAAAGGAGTTTTACCTTTGGAACATGGAAGATTGAAGTATTAGGAGCCTACACAAGCGGTATTTTGCTTTTCTTTGTTTCCTTTTTGGTTTTGCAAGAGGCCCTTTCAAAGTTAATAAGAGGCGGGGAAACAAAGTACGATGAGGCTCTTCTTGTAGCCCTTTTGGGTTTGGGGGTGAATCTTTTAAGCGCCTATCTTTTACACGATGCTCATCACCATGATCATCCACATCATGATCATTCTCACCCTGATCATTCTCACCACCATCACCATGACCTTAACCTGCGTGGGGCTTACCTTCATGTGCTTGCTGATGCACTTACTTCCATATTGGCCATTGGAGGCCTTCTTTCTGGTAAGTTTTGGGGCCTTTGGTTTATGGACCCTATAATGGGTCTTGTAGGCTTTTTCCTAATAGTTAGGTGGTCCATCGGACTTATGAAAGAAACAGCGCCCATACTTCTTGATAGGGAAGGCAAAAATCCCCTTGTGGAGCAGATCATAGAGGCTATAGAGAAGGACGGTAAAGGTAGGGTTTATGATATACACCTTTTGAGAGTTGGCAGGAACAGATATGCTTGCATAGTGGGTATAGAAACGGAGGAAGACTTAAGCATAGAGTATTATGAAAGTATCATCTCAAATTTTGAGAACATAGCCCATGCTACGCTTGAGTTGCGACTTTGTTCCAAACAAAGGTGA